In one Pseudodesulfovibrio tunisiensis genomic region, the following are encoded:
- the rocD gene encoding ornithine--oxo-acid transaminase, producing the protein MRADEYIQLEDQYGAHNYKPLDVVLSRGSGVWVWDVDGNQYMDCLSAYSAVNQGHCHPRILSAMQTQAERLTLTSRAFRNDQLGLLYRELCDLTRSHKVLPMNSGAEAVETAIKAVRKWGYLVRGVPENKAEIIVCADNFHGRTITIISFSTDPTSTTDFGPFTPGFRVIPYGDAQALADAITDNTVAFLVEPIQGEAGVIIPPDGYLRKVRRICDDAGIALILDEIQTGLGRTGKLLAEEHEGIEADLTLIGKALSGGFYPVSAVLSNTEILGVLKPGEHGSTFGGNPLACAVARAALRVLVDEGLIGNAARMGDHFLSRLREIENPDIREVRGKGLLLAVEFHPEAGGARQYCERLRQAGLLCKETHHDIIRFAPPLVITRDQVDWAVDRAAPILSA; encoded by the coding sequence ATGAGGGCTGACGAGTACATCCAGCTTGAGGACCAGTACGGGGCGCACAACTACAAGCCTTTGGACGTGGTGCTTTCGCGCGGCAGTGGCGTATGGGTGTGGGACGTGGATGGCAACCAGTACATGGACTGCCTTTCCGCGTATTCGGCCGTGAATCAGGGGCATTGTCATCCGCGCATACTGTCGGCCATGCAGACGCAGGCCGAGCGGCTGACCTTGACCTCGCGCGCGTTCCGCAACGATCAGCTCGGGCTGTTGTATCGGGAGCTGTGCGACCTGACCCGTTCGCACAAGGTGCTGCCCATGAATTCCGGGGCCGAGGCCGTGGAGACCGCGATCAAGGCCGTGCGCAAATGGGGGTATCTGGTCCGGGGCGTCCCCGAGAACAAGGCCGAAATCATCGTGTGCGCGGACAATTTTCATGGCCGCACCATCACCATCATCAGCTTTTCCACGGACCCCACGTCCACCACGGACTTCGGGCCGTTCACGCCCGGATTCAGGGTGATTCCGTATGGCGATGCACAGGCGCTGGCCGACGCGATCACGGACAATACGGTCGCGTTTCTGGTGGAGCCGATCCAGGGCGAAGCCGGGGTGATCATTCCGCCGGACGGATACCTGCGCAAGGTGCGGCGCATCTGCGACGATGCGGGAATAGCCCTGATACTGGACGAAATCCAGACAGGGCTGGGCCGCACCGGCAAACTGCTGGCCGAGGAGCACGAGGGCATCGAAGCCGACCTGACGTTGATTGGAAAGGCGCTGTCCGGCGGGTTTTATCCGGTGTCGGCCGTGCTTTCCAATACCGAGATACTGGGCGTGCTCAAGCCCGGGGAACACGGGTCCACGTTCGGGGGCAATCCGCTGGCCTGCGCCGTGGCCCGGGCCGCATTGCGCGTGCTGGTCGACGAGGGCCTGATCGGCAATGCTGCGCGCATGGGCGACCATTTTCTGTCCCGGCTGCGGGAGATCGAAAATCCCGATATCCGGGAGGTGCGCGGCAAAGGGCTGCTGCTGGCCGTGGAATTCCATCCCGAGGCCGGGGGAGCGCGCCAGTACTGCGAACGCCTCAGGCAGGCCGGGCTGCTCTGCAAGGAGACGCATCACGACATCATCCGTTTTGCCCCGCCTCTGGTCATTACCCGGGATCAGGTGGATTGGGCGGTGGACCGGGCCGCGCCCATCCTGTCCGCATAG